In Vibrio hippocampi, a single genomic region encodes these proteins:
- a CDS encoding MATE family efflux transporter translates to MQTNNSPFSRFTRESGALMHLSIPIIFTQLATQAMGFVDTTMAGQVSAADLAAIALGTSLWIPVLLLLRGTIMALTPVVAFHRGARDLKSISTECLQMTWLALLFSVLLIAYLLNAKPLLEWIGVAQEIIPIASDYAIALAFGVPGIALFYIMNGFCEGMNNTKAPMIISVFGLLVNIPINYVLIYGKFGLPEMGAVGCGWATSIVYWMMSGLLYSYIKTHHHYKRIIQFSDIKPKPSQMVHLLKLGLPIGMNIAVCGSIFAVIALLIGRIGAENVAAAQIALNVSSMTYVIPMSISFGITIRVGHALGARDHLGAVERSKIGIVVAALISLVSIVMFLTIPDTIIRLYTSDPAVSATAATLLLFTAMYQFSDALQTSANGALRGYKDTKVPMILAIASYWGLALPLGIVLGLTDHIIPAMGEKGFWVGILTGLSVAAALMLLRLRFVIKRHQTAIEPTPLVQPQAA, encoded by the coding sequence ATGCAAACGAATAATTCTCCTTTTTCTCGTTTTACTCGTGAATCTGGTGCATTAATGCATCTCTCGATTCCTATTATCTTTACCCAACTCGCAACCCAAGCTATGGGCTTTGTCGATACCACCATGGCCGGTCAAGTCAGTGCGGCGGATCTCGCGGCTATTGCTCTTGGCACCAGCCTATGGATTCCCGTGCTGCTGTTGCTACGCGGCACCATTATGGCGCTGACACCCGTCGTTGCCTTTCATCGTGGCGCAAGAGACCTAAAAAGTATCTCCACTGAATGTCTACAGATGACTTGGTTGGCATTGCTGTTTTCCGTGTTATTGATTGCCTATTTGCTTAACGCTAAACCTCTGCTTGAGTGGATCGGCGTGGCTCAAGAGATCATACCTATTGCCAGCGACTACGCGATTGCGCTCGCCTTTGGTGTTCCCGGTATCGCCCTGTTCTATATCATGAATGGCTTTTGTGAGGGGATGAACAACACCAAAGCGCCGATGATCATTTCTGTGTTCGGGCTATTGGTCAATATTCCCATCAACTATGTACTGATCTACGGTAAGTTTGGCTTGCCGGAAATGGGCGCTGTGGGATGTGGTTGGGCAACCAGCATCGTTTATTGGATGATGTCAGGATTACTGTACTCCTATATCAAAACCCATCACCACTATAAGCGCATCATCCAGTTTAGCGATATCAAACCTAAGCCGAGCCAAATGGTACATCTGCTTAAACTGGGTTTGCCGATTGGGATGAATATTGCAGTATGCGGCAGTATCTTTGCGGTTATCGCGCTATTGATTGGTCGTATCGGTGCGGAAAACGTCGCAGCGGCGCAAATCGCGCTGAATGTGTCTAGCATGACCTATGTGATCCCAATGAGTATTTCGTTTGGTATTACCATACGTGTCGGTCACGCACTCGGTGCGAGAGATCACCTTGGTGCGGTTGAGCGTAGCAAAATTGGTATTGTGGTCGCGGCATTGATCTCTTTGGTCTCTATCGTTATGTTCTTGACCATTCCTGACACCATTATCAGGCTGTATACCAGCGATCCGGCAGTCAGCGCGACCGCAGCGACGTTACTGCTGTTCACCGCTATGTACCAATTTAGTGATGCCCTGCAAACCTCAGCCAACGGCGCGTTGCGTGGTTACAAGGATACTAAAGTGCCGATGATATTAGCGATTGCCTCTTACTGGGGGCTCGCGTTACCTTTGGGTATCGTTTTAGGTTTAACTGACCATATTATCCCTGCGATGGGCGAAAAAGGCTTTTGGGTTGGCATCTTAACCGGTCTCAGTGTCGCCGCCGCTCTGATGTTGTTGAGATTGCGCTTTGTGATAAAGCGTCATCAAACAGCCATTGAGCCTACGCCTCTGGTTCAACCTCAAGCCGCTTAG
- a CDS encoding PAS domain S-box protein encodes MKSVVKHVPLNAALLLLSGGIFYVDLTIPLGVAAGVPYVTVILVSLISQRQSTILIWATACTLLTLFGYYLSPIGSETWKVVTNRILAIYAIWAVAIVSIVVKERARTLSKLEQNLKLSESRATLGLVAEYTKDAIVITDKQGLITWVNQGFISLSGYQLDEVLGSKPSSLLQGKKRIFQR; translated from the coding sequence ATGAAATCAGTGGTTAAGCATGTGCCTTTGAATGCCGCACTGTTGTTATTAAGTGGGGGGATTTTTTACGTTGACCTGACAATCCCTCTCGGCGTCGCAGCAGGTGTGCCTTACGTGACCGTGATTCTTGTTTCGCTCATCTCACAACGTCAATCTACCATCTTGATATGGGCAACAGCGTGTACGCTGCTGACACTGTTTGGTTATTACCTTTCCCCTATTGGCAGCGAAACTTGGAAGGTGGTCACCAATCGAATATTAGCCATTTATGCGATTTGGGCAGTGGCGATAGTCTCTATTGTAGTAAAAGAGCGTGCACGAACACTGTCGAAATTGGAGCAAAACCTAAAATTGTCCGAGTCTAGGGCGACTCTAGGTTTAGTGGCGGAGTATACCAAGGACGCGATCGTTATTACCGACAAACAAGGTTTGATCACTTGGGTTAATCAAGGATTTATATCTCTGTCGGGTTATCAGTTAGACGAGGTGCTAGGTAGCAAGCCAAGTTCCTTGTTACAGGGGAAAAAACGGATATTTCAACGGTAA
- a CDS encoding ATP-binding protein: protein MSRIKWIMMSAGALLCLLLGLLMISYLEYKTAAQYRQKISVLGYELIETRDLITFNSINEVTASYELARHLVAIEQRVGELDRSFQLHDSKFLPFSKITAFALISDFSNTVLSVTDALDHITGLLVARESTLQGIRQIGGRQSGEVETSLFAPFIDSISSANIEQTNPELLRLVGVYQGLNDQLQELLGSVLSGKNASFVEGTEFAFTDLVQSIEHRMVAILLVISLLVLATLSMVYFDRIRELQRNNLAYKQSVEKAKHASEAKSLFLATMSHELRTPMNGVLGIAQLIKEQSNEADIQSQAQIMIESGQHLVTLLNDILDFSKVEQGKMTLEMQPFTFDSITRHIEGTLAPLAENKGVQLEIDNETPSDLRYIGDSSRIRQILFNIVGNAIKFTEQGKVNLTLSACEDRPYNLVIVVKDTGIGISQDKLATIFSPFEQAELSTTRNYGGTGLGLSIVKKLIELMNGDISVFSQPNVGSEFTIKLHLASEELAPKQQQSEVLKKTALEPNQIHVLLAEDNKVNALVMKQFFRAEGYQMTHVTNGRDAVNQLQSDGFDLVIMDNHMPKMSGIEAIKFIRRDLKLDVCIFAFTADVFKEAHDAFIAAGADYVLTKPLQINSLREAIDRFIHAANAPLTVTESLTTAENVVYLTRSPIETLPMTEEELSQSALLVESGLSPEETADLLATFIEEVELKIEDLINAYSQSSCEPLYKTLHSVKGILFELGLSEASNLAQQTEASARDGVIPDLILLQSLINRLQVNVHQANRLIAEQQQQNTTMGQNG from the coding sequence ATGAGCAGAATTAAGTGGATCATGATGAGCGCCGGGGCCTTATTATGTCTTTTGCTCGGTTTGCTGATGATTTCCTATCTTGAATATAAGACGGCCGCTCAATATCGACAGAAGATCAGTGTACTTGGGTATGAGCTAATAGAAACGCGCGATTTGATTACCTTTAATTCGATCAATGAAGTGACCGCCTCCTACGAGTTAGCAAGGCATCTGGTGGCAATCGAGCAGAGAGTCGGGGAGTTGGATCGCTCTTTTCAATTACATGATTCCAAATTTTTACCTTTCAGCAAAATCACAGCGTTTGCGCTAATTTCAGACTTTAGCAACACCGTACTTTCCGTCACGGATGCACTTGATCATATTACGGGATTGTTAGTAGCGAGAGAATCGACGTTGCAAGGGATCCGTCAGATAGGAGGACGACAGAGTGGCGAGGTGGAGACCAGTCTATTTGCCCCGTTTATTGATTCCATATCCTCAGCCAATATCGAACAAACCAATCCAGAATTACTTCGCTTGGTGGGTGTCTACCAGGGGCTGAACGATCAATTACAAGAGCTACTGGGGAGCGTGTTATCGGGGAAAAATGCCTCTTTTGTTGAGGGAACGGAATTTGCTTTTACCGACTTAGTGCAAAGCATTGAACATCGCATGGTGGCGATACTGTTGGTTATTTCATTACTGGTGCTGGCGACATTAAGCATGGTCTATTTTGACCGAATTCGGGAGTTACAAAGAAATAACCTGGCCTATAAACAATCGGTAGAGAAAGCCAAACACGCCAGTGAAGCAAAGTCGTTGTTTTTGGCGACCATGAGCCATGAACTCAGAACCCCAATGAATGGCGTCTTAGGCATTGCTCAGTTGATCAAAGAGCAGTCTAACGAAGCGGATATTCAGAGTCAGGCACAGATCATGATCGAATCGGGTCAGCATTTAGTGACGTTGCTTAATGATATCCTCGATTTCTCAAAAGTTGAGCAGGGTAAGATGACGCTTGAGATGCAGCCATTTACCTTTGACAGCATCACTCGCCATATAGAGGGAACCCTAGCGCCATTAGCGGAAAATAAAGGGGTTCAATTAGAGATAGACAATGAGACGCCGAGCGATCTTCGGTATATCGGTGATTCATCGAGAATACGCCAGATCTTGTTTAATATTGTGGGTAACGCCATTAAGTTTACCGAGCAAGGTAAAGTTAACTTAACCCTCTCTGCGTGCGAGGACAGACCATACAACCTAGTCATTGTGGTAAAAGATACTGGTATCGGCATTAGCCAAGATAAATTGGCGACTATTTTCAGCCCATTTGAACAAGCGGAGTTGTCAACCACTCGGAATTACGGTGGAACGGGTTTGGGGTTATCCATCGTCAAGAAACTGATAGAGCTTATGAACGGTGATATCAGCGTGTTTAGTCAGCCCAATGTGGGGAGCGAGTTTACGATTAAGCTCCATTTAGCCAGTGAAGAGTTGGCGCCAAAGCAACAACAAAGCGAGGTGCTGAAAAAAACGGCGCTTGAACCCAATCAAATCCATGTGTTATTAGCGGAAGATAACAAGGTCAATGCACTGGTCATGAAACAGTTCTTCCGCGCCGAAGGTTATCAAATGACCCATGTGACTAATGGACGTGATGCAGTGAATCAGTTGCAATCCGACGGGTTTGATCTGGTGATTATGGACAATCACATGCCAAAAATGAGTGGTATTGAAGCGATCAAATTTATTCGACGCGACCTCAAGTTGGATGTGTGTATCTTTGCCTTTACTGCCGATGTATTCAAAGAGGCGCATGATGCCTTTATTGCTGCGGGAGCCGACTATGTCCTCACCAAACCGCTACAGATTAATAGCTTGCGCGAGGCGATTGATCGATTTATCCACGCTGCTAATGCGCCACTGACGGTGACGGAGAGTTTGACGACTGCGGAGAACGTAGTGTATCTCACTCGCTCACCGATTGAGACGCTTCCTATGACGGAGGAAGAACTCTCTCAATCCGCGTTATTAGTTGAGAGCGGTTTATCTCCGGAAGAAACCGCGGATCTGCTCGCGACTTTTATTGAAGAAGTTGAGCTAAAAATAGAAGACTTAATCAACGCTTATTCGCAATCTTCTTGCGAACCGCTCTATAAAACCTTGCACTCGGTGAAAGGTATCCTATTTGAGCTTGGACTCTCTGAGGCATCGAATTTAGCGCAACAAACGGAAGCTTCTGCCAGAGATGGGGTGATACCGGATTTGATTCTGCTTCAATCGCTGATCAATCGTTTGCAAGTGAATGTTCATCAAGCAAATCGCCTGATTGCTGAACAGCAACAGCAAAATACAACTATGGGGCAGAATGGATGA
- a CDS encoding response regulator: MKAAKPIDCEIINYHKDGSEYWIDISISPVFENGELVKFIAVERDITQRKQLEIKLQTDRNLALSESEQSENLFYLLNYFVVQQNKLALKGMSEKEDTRNSREHLELLESVRHHVAFMASHDKNQMLSTPIALQSLSQSLSQDFAKFATKMEFAYSGSIDDSVESLLVAGNAETLFRFAFHLAMLIALTHRPDAMTLQVKASVKQDKVQLQLEFIVEDHGQLLELIQKLVTSDYDSSSRLMAALEYAHRKAVTSINESHGQVTSGLSGNNSRFSLSQTVDLVEDNKRQGSAGYKILIAEDNKVNTIVLTKLLQTLGYDTVDTAVNGKQAVDMAKDNRYDLILMDNHMPEMTGLEATQKLKQQHAIDAPIIACTADTSEQATQDFLDFGAQSVIYKPLKKALLSREIDAAKSGARAELAS; the protein is encoded by the coding sequence GTGAAAGCTGCCAAGCCTATTGATTGTGAAATCATCAATTATCATAAAGATGGCTCGGAATATTGGATAGATATTTCTATTTCTCCGGTATTTGAAAACGGGGAGTTGGTGAAGTTCATCGCTGTTGAGCGAGATATTACCCAGCGTAAACAGCTAGAAATAAAACTACAGACGGATAGAAACCTAGCGCTAAGCGAGAGTGAGCAATCCGAGAACTTGTTCTACTTGCTTAACTATTTTGTTGTTCAACAAAACAAACTAGCGCTTAAAGGCATGAGCGAAAAAGAGGACACTAGAAATTCTAGGGAACACCTAGAGTTGCTGGAGAGCGTCCGGCATCACGTGGCATTTATGGCAAGCCATGATAAAAACCAGATGCTAAGTACGCCAATAGCCCTGCAGTCATTGAGCCAGAGCTTGTCGCAAGATTTTGCTAAGTTCGCGACTAAAATGGAATTTGCCTATAGCGGCAGTATTGATGATTCCGTTGAGTCATTGCTGGTGGCCGGTAATGCAGAGACTTTATTTCGTTTTGCGTTTCATTTAGCGATGCTTATTGCGCTAACACACCGCCCTGATGCGATGACCTTACAGGTAAAAGCCAGCGTCAAGCAGGATAAAGTTCAGCTACAACTCGAGTTTATTGTGGAAGACCATGGTCAGCTACTTGAGCTGATACAAAAGTTAGTGACCTCGGATTATGATTCATCTTCGCGGTTGATGGCTGCTTTAGAGTATGCCCATAGAAAAGCGGTCACTTCTATCAATGAAAGTCATGGGCAAGTAACCAGTGGCTTATCGGGCAACAATAGCCGCTTTAGCCTCAGTCAAACGGTTGATTTAGTCGAAGATAACAAAAGGCAAGGTAGTGCCGGCTATAAAATCCTTATTGCGGAAGATAATAAAGTGAATACCATCGTGCTGACGAAGCTATTACAGACGCTGGGCTATGACACGGTTGATACGGCAGTGAATGGCAAACAGGCGGTAGACATGGCTAAAGACAATCGTTACGACCTAATTTTGATGGATAATCATATGCCGGAGATGACCGGACTTGAGGCGACCCAGAAGTTGAAACAACAGCATGCCATTGATGCGCCGATCATCGCCTGTACCGCGGATACCTCAGAACAAGCGACACAGGATTTTCTCGATTTCGGGGCGCAAAGCGTCATATATAAACCGCTAAAGAAAGCGCTATTGAGTCGAGAAATTGATGCAGCGAAGTCGGGTGCGAGAGCCGAATTGGCATCTTGA